Genomic window (Nomia melanderi isolate GNS246 chromosome 14, iyNomMela1, whole genome shotgun sequence):
TCCATTTCCGTGTTTCGAAATTGCGGAttgtagaattttttttataaaggtACCATAGCAAATACTGTATTCGAGTTACGAGATAAATTTTCCACCCCTTCCTTTTGCATGCGTTTTTAAGCGACACCGGTTTGGCGAACCGTTTATACATTAAACAGATAGAAACTTTTCTATGCGTTTTTCTATTATGGTGCATGATCGACCGACGACAAGATTGTGCCGTATTTTAAGAGTAATCGAATCTCTGACTCCGATAGAACTCTTTTAATGCACCTTTGAAGCAACTTTTCAAGTTATTTCCCGAGAATCAGTCGACAAGAAATCAtgtgaaattttgtaatttcgttGCACAACTTCTGAATTACTTCTATCCTCGTTGATATGCCATTCTTAATGGCGCAACCCAAGGCATGTGTGGAATGACTATAACGACTATGTTCGACGTTTCGTATACGCATGGTTTAGTGGATTAAGAATGAACTTCCCCCgtgcaaatatttttgtatgaacAGCTTGACTTTTTACTATAACAATTATAGACCGACACGATACATTCTTCTGTACCATGTTGACACATATACAATTTACGGTTGAATACAGTGCGTCTACAGTAGACAGTTTGTCGCATATTACCCCACACGACTCGAGGACAAATGACAAAAGTTTCTGTCTGGTTACAGACTGCATAGTAGCTGTACTATCCTTGATATGAATAACACTATTCTCGATACTCTTGTTACAAGCATACAACTATAGTCAGAAACATGCAGTAACATTGAATAAtaacgaaatgaaatgtttattttagagCTCAGAGTTGAGCACATGGCAACGGCGGGTGGCAGAATTAATTGGACGTGTGGCAGAGTTAGAAGAAACCCTATCGAAGGCGCAGAAAGACCTGCTGAAGACCCAAGAGAACAATGTGAAATTGCAAAGAGATTTGCGTGAAAATGCCGCCCAAAAAGTAGACCAAGAAGAAAGGATAGCGACACTCGAGAAACGGTACCTTAATGCTCAACGAGAGTCCACTAGTTTGCATGATTTCAACGAGAAACTGGAACAGGAGCTGCAGCACAAGAAGGCTCAGTTAAAGGTATTTTACGGTTAAAATAAATCTGTGGAATTTATTACGAGTTCTTCGACTGATTCGATCGCATATTTAGCTCCAAGAAGAAAAGATAGCAGCTATACAGGAGAAACTGGAACTGGCAGAACAGAAATTGGCACAGTATTCCAAGTTGCCAGAAATGGAAGAGCAATTAAAGCAGAGGATGGAGGCTCTGACGCAGGTGAGGAGGCCCAACCAGGTACGCAGGGGAATTAAGACGTTGCATCATTAGTTTGTCCTTTTTTTATTCCTCTGCACTTCTATCGACTCTCCCCAAAAATATATCTTTGTCTAAACTGCTTGCCACTCAAATACTTCTTCTTGGATACAATTTTCTCTCTCCTTCAGTTCACAATACTAAACTCTCAGCGGTGTCTTCTTGTTGCATATATTATATCACTGTTCACGCAGTACCTAATTATGTGCTATGCAAACAACAAACACTACTCAGTCTtttcttacagttttaataTCCGTATAAAGATCCGTGGGTACATTCAGAAGGTAATATTGGAAATTGTACGATTCTCGTGTCAAAAATAATCCATCCAATTTCAGTATAACACTAAATATACTAAGCAACACAATCGATGTGATTATTTTCAGAGCTTGTtagtactttatagtttcatttctcCGATCACGTTTTCTTATAACAATATGTACAAGGCACGTGTTCATTCTACACTAACTAGATTCGTCTCGTCTTCGTTCTGAATCTAAAATAGTTGTTAAGCTCATATATTTGCATTTTAAGGGAAGGATAATTTAGATAAGCCACACGTTTCATTTCATCCAgacaaatgatattaattatatgaattatttaataagcaGGCTCAAGAAAGGCACGGCAGTGCGGAAGACAGGATACAAAGATTAGAAACGCAATTAGAAGAAAAGAATGCAGAAGTGATGCGTGTCAACCAGCGACTTAAAATGAACGAAGAACATAACACGCGGCTTAGTACAACAGTTGATAAACTCTTATCTGGTAATTTATGTTTGTTTCTCTTTACAcctattaaaatattctcgtaTTCATACTTTTGTTTTTCCATTCATTCAGAATCGAACGAAAGACTACAAGTGCATCTGAAGGAAAGGATGCACGCGTTGGAAGAGAAGAATGCTCTGACGCAGGAACTTGAAAAGACAAGAAAAATTGCGGAAGATCTCCAGAATGAAAAGACAGAAATAGTGAAGGAGTTAGGAAAAGCCCGGCTTGAAATTGATAACGTGAAGAAGCAGATGCTTCAACAGGAAATCgcatttaatattcaacagaCGGATGCTTTGACTAGAAGTTTATCTCCCAATGCAGTTGATCCTGGATCTTTCTGCAGAAGTGCGAGTCATAGTAGCTTTGATACGCATTCTTTACCAAGAAGAACAGCCAAACGACCTGCACTTGACGACGACACGTCAAAAgtatatcttttaaatataaaggtTTATGATAAAGTTATACGGATAAAATATAATCATGTGTTTTTTTGTAGAATTATGTTGCCCGTACTCTAGCAGAACAAGAATGGGAGAAATTACAACAAGCACATGTGCTTGCTAACGTACAGCAAGCGTTTGATGTCTCCAGCGATGCGGAAGGTGACGGAGACAATGAAAGTCTCTTCAGCTGTGCAGCTGATGTAATTAGTCCGACAGGACACACGGATGCCCAAACATTAGCGCTAATGTTACAAGAACAATTAGATGCAATTAATAATGAGATTAGGTTGATTCAGGTAATAGAACATTTATACTTTTGTGTatgatatttttttcttttttgcgaGTACGTATTATAAccttaagtttaatattataggAGGAGAAACAAAGCACCGAAGCACGCGCAGAAGAATTAGAATCTCGTGTTGGTAGTCTTGAACATATGAATTTATTAGCGAGGGGACGAAGTCTTGAACGAGCGTCGCCACCACTAAGCGGACGATCCACACCAAAATCACATCATAGTCCTAATAGGGATTACTTGCATAAGTATCACACTGTAAGTACACAATAAGTATATTATGTActtaattagaataataattttatttttacttgatCTATTATTCTAACGTTTGTTATTTAATCAAAGGCACCAGCGTCAATGTCTCCAGCACATCTCCACCAGTACGCTGCCTCTTTAACTAGTCCAGGCCAACTTTCAGAATCTCTTCCTGCAAGCCAGGTCAGTCACTGTTGGATTTTGAGGTATCCAGCATTAATTACTTAAGAAGTCAGAAGGTGATGTATACGTAATTTCGCAGTTACAGTTATCAGGCGAAGAATTGCATTCAGTGAGTGAAAGAGACAGCACTGGTGGTGCAGGAAGTGGTGGCAGCGATGCGGCATCACCATTAACCGCTCGATCACTCAGGTTGGAACGCGTAGTACAGGCACTTGCTCATAGTCAAGAGGAGCTCAAAAGgtacgttttcaatttttttaaaaattaatatcaacaGACCCGGACATTATctgtaaagtaaaatatattattataagggGTACTTTAGCAACCACATCTCTGACAATGAGGACGTTCTAAAAAGTTTATTCGCCCATTTGTCTACTTTGCTGTGAAATAAGAGttatatttcttgtatataGAATCTTTTCAATGTGCTATTAAATTTATCGAAGTCCTTACATATGTAGAGGTGAGATTGccaaaaataaagtaatgatgTTGTAAGTGGTATTATGCGTTGTTTATGCTGCCAGGCGCACTGGACAGACTGGATTTCCCAGCAGTGGTTTTCCTGCTCACAGGTTAATTAAAGATTGTAGTACTGCATGTAATCCGCAACGTATGCCGCTGTGCACGACATATTTGAGTGGTCCATGTGGGCATGAAATGAACAACCTTGAGGTCGACATAAGTGATATCGATGGTAACAGGAACCTTTTTGTACCTTTTGCTTGGTGAAAGGGACTTATTGAGACGATCTTCTGTAGACGTTCCTTCTGTTATTCTTTTTGATCTTGTTATTTCGAAAGAAACCGATGAATAGTATGCACGGTATTACATACATGCCTACAGCCCCAATTTTCGAGCACAGTGGTACGGACGAATCATCTGATAGATCTGATAGAAATGAGTCCCCGGGAGAAACTGATAGTAGCTTCTTCCACCCATCGTACATTCAAGCCTGCCCAGTTCACGACAAACATCGCTGTCTCAAACAAACGAGGGAATTTAGGCAGCCAAGAGAATTGCATCGAATAAACACTGCGTCTCGATCTCCTGCCCGAATAAGGTTGTTTTTTACAAAATAGAACGCAAAGATATAGATCGACATAATCGTTTGATACAATGTGCGAGACTAAAacaatttatagttttaatcaaacgaaaatatttgtttgtagaACATATTAACAGACAGTCCTTCTGTATCTTTGCACCAACGAGTATCTAATACGGCAATACCATCTCATAAGCAGTGTTCAGCTATATTTCCAGGTTTTTATGCCTTGCCTGTAATACTGAGTAGGTATTACAAAATTCTTCTTCTCACTATTTGGGGATAGATCACAATTTTAGATGAAGTCATTGATATTGCTTTCTGTTTAGACTCATAGTAACATGAGCTTGTAGCGATATTCATAAAATcacaacatatatttatatacgttattCGATTAGACGTAGATGCAATTAAAAACTTCTGCATGCAAAGAAGTTTATAATCATTGTTATATGTCATCTGGAGCTATATAGCGTTCACGCTTACACGCTATAAACTTACACAAGTGCGTAAAACGATCATACCCATTgctaatatttttaaagtaatgcAATTCACTTGGCTCAGTAAGTTCCTTAATTATGTGTCACCTCATGTGATCTAAGGTGCACAAAGAAGATCAGCAATGTACCTAGTAAAGAAGTAAAAAAGTAAAGATGTTTCCTTCACATAATACAAAGTATTTTTGAGACACATCTGAAAACAACCTTCATAAAGTACATAGAACATAGCAGAAGAGTAAAGGCGAATAGTGTCCTTGTGTGGGCCAGAATGCATTATTTAGAGTAGAAATAGAAACTAGATTAGCGCTCCATGCAGCAGGCATGGGCAACATAACAACGGCGCACTCAATTCTGGGACTCCCCCTTCCCCATTGTCCTCACGCCACAGTAGCCAGGACAGTTTGCACAAGAACAACTTGTCTGGTGTCGGATTGCCAATTGGACAGCTGTCTAGTTCCCACTTGCACATGCAAGCCACCATGAGTCCAGCTACGGCAGCAGCAGTGGCTGCAGCTCAAAAGAAGAAAAGTATTAAGAGCAGCCTTGGCAGGTTCTTCAGTAAGAAAGAGAAGGTTAGTGAAGAAGTTACTACTTGAATACCTTAAGAGAGAATGCAAGTACCTataaaagagaatttttataaaagataaaAGGAAAAGACACGCCAATGCCCGGAGATATGACAGGAATGGGAGGAGCAAGTACACCTGCTGATCCTGATTACGGTGATAGCGTAGCTGTAGCTGGAACTATGGGCAGCAAGAGTGACTTTGATCGtaggaaaaagaaaaggtaaTGATGTAAAGCATTACGTAAGTACTCTACGCGTATATATGTAATAAACacagttaatataatttatttcagtcCTAGTATGTTTGGTAGTATGTTAGATTCCTCGCGCCATGAACTTCTGGCAGAAGCAATGAAAGCTGGAACACCCTTCGCTTTATGGAACGGACCAACTGTGGTGGCTTGGCTTGAACTCTGGGTTGGTATGCCTACTTGGTACGTCGCAGCTTGTCGTGCCAACGTCAAAAGCGGTGCAATAATGAGTGCCCTTAGTGATACCGAAATACAACGTGAAATCGGTATAAGGTATGAGTTTGATTAACTTCTATATAACAGGATGCAGGATCATATACTTAATCGACTAATCCTTGTTCCAGTTGTCATCTCCACCGATTAAAACTCAGATTAGCTATCCAAGAAATGGTATCACTCACAAGCCCATCAGCGCCAAAAACTTCTCGCACAACCTTAGCATTCGGTGATATGAACCACGAATGGATTGGTAATGTTTGGTTGCCAAGCCTTGGATTGCCTCAGTATCGATCCACTTTCATGGAGTGCCTTGTTGATGCTAGAATGTTGGATCACCTTACTAAAAAAGAGCTCCGTAGTCAACTTAAAATGGTTGATAGTTTTCACAGGTAATAAgacctttaaaaaaaaaaaaaaaactcagaaccttaagtaataaattttctttaattaaacgaaaccaaCTTTTGTAGAACAAGTTTGCAGTATGGCATTTCCTGTTTGAAGCGACTGAATTATGATAGGCAACAATTAGAAGAAAGAAGACAAATGGCAGAAGATGCCAACGTGGATGTTCTTGTGTGGAGCAACGATCGCGTTATAAGATGGGTTCAATCTATCGGCCTGAAAGTAATGGCGAGAACATAGTTCTCATTTTCTTTTAGAGTT
Coding sequences:
- the Liprin-alpha gene encoding PTPRF interacting protein alpha isoform X8 — protein: MWNVCDVMPTIAEDSISQRSSQFSGEDANFEQLMVSMLDERDKLLETLRENQARFQETEARLQETEKERDSLNRQLNANIPQEFSQLTKELAAAREGILARDEEISELKAERNNTRLLLEHLECLVSRHERSLRMTVVKRQAVAQSGVSSEAEVLKALKSLFEHHKALDEKVRDRLRVAQERNKSLEEELAITKDELQQYKLSGHAPKAIEDRPKENGQTEDGQQQNKNETEQAAGQQEQPQQQQPAQQQQQQPQPQSIQKLGTERSTETGSRLSNGSLDPADQDSTARVIDLQATLDKQSSELSTWQRRVAELIGRVAELEETLSKAQKDLLKTQENNVKLQRDLRENAAQKVDQEERIATLEKRYLNAQRESTSLHDFNEKLEQELQHKKAQLKLQEEKIAAIQEKLELAEQKLAQYSKLPEMEEQLKQRMEALTQVRRPNQQAQERHGSAEDRIQRLETQLEEKNAEVMRVNQRLKMNEEHNTRLSTTVDKLLSESNERLQVHLKERMHALEEKNALTQELEKTRKIAEDLQNEKTEIVKELGKARLEIDNVKKQMLQQEIAFNIQQTDALTRSLSPNAVDPGSFCRSASHSSFDTHSLPRRTAKRPALDDDTSKNYVARTLAEQEWEKLQQAHVLANVQQAFDVSSDAEGDGDNESLFSCAADVISPTGHTDAQTLALMLQEQLDAINNEIRLIQEEKQSTEARAEELESRVGSLEHMNLLARGRSLERASPPLSGRSTPKSHHSPNRDYLHKYHTAPASMSPAHLHQYAASLTSPGQLSESLPASQLQLSGEELHSVSERDSTGGAGSGGSDAASPLTARSLRLERVVQALAHSQEELKSRHGQHNNGALNSGTPPSPLSSRHSSQDSLHKNNLSGVGLPIGQLSSSHLHMQATMSPATAAAVAAAQKKKSIKSSLGRFFSKKEKIKGKDTPMPGDMTGMGGASTPADPDYGDSVAVAGTMGSKSDFDRRKKKSPSMFGSMLDSSRHELLAEAMKAGTPFALWNGPTVVAWLELWVGMPTWYVAACRANVKSGAIMSALSDTEIQREIGISCHLHRLKLRLAIQEMVSLTSPSAPKTSRTTLAFGDMNHEWIGNVWLPSLGLPQYRSTFMECLVDARMLDHLTKKELRSQLKMVDSFHRTSLQYGISCLKRLNYDRQQLEERRQMAEDANVDVLVWSNDRVIRWVQSIGLKEYGNNLLESGVHGALIALDDSFDANSLALALQIPTQNTQARQLLEMEFANLLRVGTERRLDEANSMKS
- the Liprin-alpha gene encoding PTPRF interacting protein alpha isoform X13, with the translated sequence MWNVCDVMPTIAEDSISQRSSQFSGEDANFEQLMVSMLDERDKLLETLRENQARFQETEARLQETEKERDSLNRQLNANIPQEFSQLTKELAAAREGILARDEEISELKAERNNTRLLLEHLECLVSRHERSLRMTVVKRQAVAQSGVSSEAEVLKALKSLFEHHKALDEKVRDRLRVAQERNKSLEEELAITKDELQQYKLSGHAPKAIEDRPKENGQTEDGQQQNKNETEQAAGQQEQPQQQQPAQQQQQQPQPQSIQKLGTERSTETGSRLSNGSLDPADQDSTARVIDLQATLDKQSSELSTWQRRVAELIGRVAELEETLSKAQKDLLKTQENNVKLQRDLRENAAQKVDQEERIATLEKRYLNAQRESTSLHDFNEKLEQELQHKKAQLKLQEEKIAAIQEKLELAEQKLAQYSKLPEMEEQLKQRMEALTQVRRPNQQAQERHGSAEDRIQRLETQLEEKNAEVMRVNQRLKMNEEHNTRLSTTVDKLLSESNERLQVHLKERMHALEEKNALTQELEKTRKIAEDLQNEKTEIVKELGKARLEIDNVKKQMLQQEIAFNIQQTDALTRSLSPNAVDPGSFCRSASHSSFDTHSLPRRTAKRPALDDDTSKNYVARTLAEQEWEKLQQAHVLANVQQAFDVSSDAEGDGDNESLFSCAADVISPTGHTDAQTLALMLQEQLDAINNEIRLIQEEKQSTEARAEELESRVGSLEHMNLLARGRSLERASPPLSGRSTPKSHHSPNRDYLHKYHTAPASMSPAHLHQYAASLTSPGQLSESLPASQLQLSGEELHSVSERDSTGGAGSGGSDAASPLTARSLRLERVVQALAHSQEELKSQDSLHKNNLSGVGLPIGQLSSSHLHMQATMSPATAAAVAAAQKKKSIKSSLGRFFSKKEKIKGKDTPMPGDMTGMGGASTPADPDYGDSVAVAGTMGSKSDFDRRKKKSPSMFGSMLDSSRHELLAEAMKAGTPFALWNGPTVVAWLELWVGMPTWYVAACRANVKSGAIMSALSDTEIQREIGISCHLHRLKLRLAIQEMVSLTSPSAPKTSRTTLAFGDMNHEWIGNVWLPSLGLPQYRSTFMECLVDARMLDHLTKKELRSQLKMVDSFHRTSLQYGISCLKRLNYDRQQLEERRQMAEDANVDVLVWSNDRVIRWVQSIGLKEYGNNLLESGVHGALIALDDSFDANSLALALQIPTQNTQARQLLEMEFANLLRVGTERRLDEANSMKS